In a single window of the Melioribacteraceae bacterium genome:
- a CDS encoding DUF2088 domain-containing protein has translation MLLFSKGSATTVLTESDIREGLYSALEKLGERKKVLAIPPDFTRFHSRAGEITRYAYQFYKEKMTDILPALGTHFEMTDKEIGEMFGDVPKELFRVHRWKEDLHTLGEVPSEFVNKVSEGKLNYIWPAQVNKLLVNGGFDLILSIGQVVPHEVIGMANYNKNIFVGTGGREGINKSHFLGAVYGMERIMGRADSAVRKVLNYASDNFAKHLPIIYVQTVISKDESGNLVMRGLFIGDDFECFKLAADLSLEVNFIMLEKPLQKVVVYLDPHEFKSTWLGNKSVYRTRMAIDDGGELIVLAPGLREFGEDKDIDKLIRKYGYVTTPEVLKAVEDNDDLKNNLSAAAHLIHGSSENRFTITYCPGNISREEIESVNFKYAELALMMGKYNPEILKDGFNTMPDGEEIFYISNPALGLWAYRERFKD, from the coding sequence ATGTTACTATTTTCAAAAGGATCGGCAACAACAGTTTTAACAGAATCGGATATCAGAGAAGGTCTTTATTCGGCTCTGGAAAAACTTGGTGAAAGAAAAAAAGTTCTTGCGATACCTCCCGATTTCACCCGATTTCATTCACGTGCCGGTGAAATTACACGATACGCGTATCAATTCTATAAAGAAAAGATGACCGATATTCTTCCAGCTCTCGGTACCCATTTTGAAATGACTGATAAAGAAATTGGGGAGATGTTTGGAGATGTACCTAAGGAATTATTTCGCGTTCACAGGTGGAAAGAAGATTTACACACGCTCGGTGAAGTGCCATCTGAATTTGTCAATAAGGTATCGGAAGGAAAACTAAATTACATATGGCCGGCACAAGTAAATAAATTATTGGTTAATGGGGGCTTCGATTTAATTCTATCAATTGGACAGGTGGTTCCTCATGAAGTAATTGGAATGGCTAACTACAATAAAAATATTTTTGTTGGAACAGGCGGACGTGAAGGAATAAACAAAAGTCATTTTCTCGGTGCTGTTTATGGAATGGAAAGAATTATGGGGCGGGCTGATTCAGCGGTTCGTAAAGTTTTGAATTACGCTTCCGATAATTTCGCCAAACATTTGCCAATAATTTATGTGCAGACTGTAATCAGTAAAGATGAGTCGGGAAATCTTGTAATGCGAGGACTATTTATTGGCGATGATTTCGAATGCTTCAAACTTGCGGCAGATTTATCCCTTGAAGTAAATTTTATTATGCTTGAAAAACCGCTGCAAAAAGTTGTTGTTTATCTAGATCCTCATGAATTTAAAAGCACCTGGCTCGGAAATAAAAGTGTTTACCGTACCAGAATGGCTATTGATGATGGAGGCGAGTTAATTGTATTAGCTCCGGGACTTAGGGAATTCGGTGAAGATAAAGATATCGATAAGCTGATTAGAAAATATGGATATGTTACAACCCCCGAAGTATTAAAAGCAGTTGAAGATAATGATGATCTCAAAAATAATTTAAGTGCCGCTGCGCACTTGATTCATGGCTCTTCAGAAAACAGATTTACAATTACTTATTGTCCCGGTAATATTTCCAGAGAAGAAATTGAAAGCGTAAATTTTAAATATGCTGAGCTCGCATTGATGATGGGAAAATATAATCCGGAAATATTAAAAGACGGTTTTAATACAATGCCGGATGGTGAAGAAATATTTTATATATCAAATCCAGCGCTTGGATTGTGGGCTTACAGAGAAAGATTTAAAGATTAA
- the kduI gene encoding 5-dehydro-4-deoxy-D-glucuronate isomerase — protein sequence MEVRYSPDKNGFKKMDTTELRESFLIESLFKVNEIPMVYSDVDRSITGSAVPSGKSLKLAASKKEMAAEYFAERREIGVINIGNKGSIILDGKEYSMDNKDALYIGRGTKQIEFLSDVSNEPAHFYFVSYPAHKEYPSKHIKYNDAIHRHLGSIETSNKRTIHQYILPDILPTCQLVMGLTELEDGSVWNTMPCHTHQRRSEVYMYFNLKPEAFVMHMLGAHDETRHIIIRDRQAVLSTSWSLHAGAGTQSYSFIWAMGGENQVFDDMDHIAMSEMK from the coding sequence ATGGAAGTAAGATATTCTCCTGATAAAAATGGTTTCAAAAAAATGGACACTACTGAATTGCGTGAATCATTTTTAATTGAATCTCTCTTTAAAGTTAATGAAATACCGATGGTTTACTCGGATGTTGATAGATCAATCACAGGTTCAGCGGTTCCTTCGGGCAAATCATTAAAACTGGCGGCATCTAAAAAAGAAATGGCCGCCGAGTATTTCGCAGAACGAAGAGAGATAGGTGTAATTAATATTGGTAATAAAGGCTCAATTATTCTTGATGGAAAAGAATATTCTATGGATAACAAAGACGCACTGTATATTGGACGAGGAACTAAGCAGATAGAATTTTTAAGTGATGTATCAAATGAACCGGCACATTTTTATTTTGTTAGCTATCCCGCACATAAAGAATATCCTTCAAAACATATTAAATATAACGATGCTATTCATCGTCATCTAGGTTCTATCGAAACGTCAAATAAAAGAACAATACATCAATACATTCTTCCGGATATTCTTCCTACTTGTCAACTCGTGATGGGATTAACAGAGCTTGAAGATGGAAGCGTATGGAATACGATGCCGTGCCATACTCATCAACGCCGATCCGAAGTTTATATGTATTTCAATTTAAAACCGGAAGCGTTTGTAATGCATATGCTTGGCGCACATGATGAAACCAGACATATTATTATTCGAGATAGACAAGCTGTATTATCAACGAGCTGGTCGTTACACGCCGGAGCCGGAACACAAAGCTATTCGTTCATTTGGGCAATGGGTGGCGAAAATCAAGTGTTTGATGATATGGATCATATCGCAATGAGTGAAATGAAATAA
- a CDS encoding sugar kinase, producing the protein MSSGLKIKSEGAIDLLSLGALVNRLDPGIIPFRKATECQIHVSGGEFNVAANLSDCFKMNTAIATAMVNYPIGDLIRERVRAMGVKPFYKEMKHNGVNGPNMATVYSDRGLGSRAPVVFYNRANEGAAQLKPGDFDWNAIHAQGVRWFHSGGIFAALSETTGQTIIEGMKAAKAAGAITSFDLNYRAKLWNIWGGEQKAAEIIDGIVKHVDVLVGNEEDLQKGLGIPGPEVGAKSKLDPTVFFSMIDNVVKKYPQVKVVATTLREVHSTNKHSWSAVAWVNGQTFQAPTAELDVLDRVGGGDGFAAGFIYGLLTGESPEEAVKLGWAHGALLTTFPGDTTMATVEDVKAFAQGGSARIQR; encoded by the coding sequence ATGAGCAGCGGATTGAAAATTAAATCGGAAGGGGCTATTGATCTCCTTTCTCTTGGAGCGTTGGTTAACAGATTAGACCCGGGAATTATCCCATTCCGGAAAGCAACCGAATGCCAGATTCATGTGAGTGGTGGTGAGTTTAATGTTGCTGCGAATTTATCCGACTGCTTCAAAATGAATACCGCGATTGCCACCGCAATGGTAAATTATCCAATCGGAGATTTAATTAGAGAACGTGTTCGCGCGATGGGAGTAAAACCATTCTATAAAGAAATGAAACACAATGGTGTTAATGGTCCAAATATGGCTACAGTTTATAGCGATCGCGGACTTGGTTCCCGCGCTCCAGTTGTTTTTTATAATAGAGCTAATGAAGGAGCCGCTCAATTAAAGCCAGGTGATTTCGATTGGAATGCGATTCATGCTCAAGGAGTAAGATGGTTCCATAGCGGCGGAATTTTTGCGGCGCTTTCAGAAACAACCGGACAAACAATTATAGAAGGTATGAAAGCGGCTAAAGCCGCCGGCGCAATCACAAGTTTTGATCTTAATTATAGAGCAAAATTATGGAATATATGGGGCGGAGAACAGAAAGCCGCAGAAATTATTGATGGAATTGTAAAGCATGTTGATGTACTCGTTGGAAACGAAGAAGATTTGCAAAAAGGATTGGGAATTCCCGGGCCAGAGGTAGGCGCTAAATCTAAACTTGACCCTACAGTTTTCTTCTCGATGATAGATAATGTGGTAAAAAAATATCCTCAAGTTAAAGTTGTTGCAACAACATTGCGCGAAGTTCATTCAACAAATAAGCATAGCTGGAGCGCGGTTGCGTGGGTTAATGGTCAAACTTTTCAGGCTCCAACCGCGGAACTCGATGTTCTAGATCGTGTTGGCGGTGGCGATGGTTTTGCCGCGGGATTTATTTATGGATTATTAACAGGCGAATCTCCGGAAGAAGCTGTAAAGCTGGGCTGGGCTCATGGCGCGTTATTAACTACATTCCCCGGCGATACAACAATGGCAACTGTGGAAGATGTTAAAGCGTTTGCGCAAGGCGGTTCAGCAAGAATTCAGCGCTAA
- a CDS encoding cupin domain-containing protein, whose protein sequence is MKKYSLIALLFLFAVSMKAQSEVTKYNIDNCVSEFSKEKTEPTKVGYQFWFADKNFADGKTLKMSVVAPGKATHPPHKHSEDEFFFVLEGTAEFYLDGKTRTAGPMTSFYCPTGSEHGIRNVGDTELKYLVIKKYEQK, encoded by the coding sequence ATGAAAAAATATAGTTTGATTGCACTGCTATTTCTTTTCGCAGTATCAATGAAAGCTCAGAGTGAAGTAACAAAATATAATATTGATAATTGTGTGTCAGAGTTTTCAAAAGAGAAAACTGAACCTACAAAAGTAGGATACCAATTTTGGTTTGCGGACAAAAATTTTGCTGATGGTAAAACCTTAAAAATGAGTGTTGTAGCGCCAGGCAAAGCTACACATCCACCACACAAACATTCAGAAGATGAATTCTTTTTTGTGCTTGAAGGTACTGCAGAGTTTTATTTAGATGGCAAAACAAGAACTGCCGGGCCAATGACAAGTTTTTATTGTCCTACCGGATCGGAACATGGAATTAGAAACGTGGGTGATACTGAATTAAAATATTTAGTAATCAAGAAATATGAGCAGAAATAA
- the tkt gene encoding transketolase — protein MANEVNIKKLAANTIRILAAEGVQKANSGHPGMPMGMADVAAILWTEFLKHNPDDPNWIARDRFVLSAGHGSMLIYSMLHLTGYDVTMEDLKSFRQWGSRTAGHPEYGHLPGVETTTGPLGQGFGNGVGMAIASKMMSARFGEDLFGGNYVYAIAGDGCLMEGVSSEAASLAGHLKLGNLIYFYDDNTITIEGHTDLTFSENVEQRFLAYGWHVVHADAYDHDSIRNAIVAGQNEKEKPTLIITKSLIGYGSPNKANTHDVHGSPLGKEELIATKQNIGWPVEKEFYVPEEVAKIFADRKSEMKKKYDDWNAEYVKWQKNNSDKAEQYEKYITQWLPENLEEELLAAAPKEPNATRTLSSKVIQKIAQIVPNVVGGSADLAPSTNTYMNGFASIAPNKFEGKNFHFGIREHGMGAILNGIILYGGFRAFGATFFVFSDYMRPTIRLAAIMNVPAIYVFTHDSIFVGEDGPTHQPVEHLAVLRAIPNSTVFRPADGVETAMAWSFALKNSGGPVSLILTRQKIEAFDRAADFDPKEVLKGAYITSKEKDGKLDLVIAASGSEVPVADEAKKLLTDLNIRVVSIPCRELFEKQSEDYKSKIFPADVPVAIIEAASMTGWGDLFRQKLLMIGMTTFGASGPYKTLAEKFGFTGAQVASKIKAWM, from the coding sequence ATGGCAAATGAAGTAAATATCAAAAAATTAGCGGCAAATACAATTCGTATTTTAGCTGCAGAAGGTGTGCAGAAAGCAAATTCGGGGCATCCCGGAATGCCCATGGGTATGGCTGATGTTGCCGCGATTTTATGGACAGAATTTCTAAAACATAATCCCGACGATCCAAATTGGATAGCTCGTGACAGATTTGTTTTGTCTGCCGGTCACGGCTCAATGCTGATCTACTCAATGCTTCATCTCACTGGTTATGATGTAACAATGGAAGATTTAAAATCATTTCGTCAATGGGGAAGCAGAACTGCCGGGCATCCAGAGTATGGACATCTCCCGGGTGTGGAAACTACCACCGGTCCATTAGGACAAGGTTTTGGAAATGGTGTTGGGATGGCAATTGCCTCAAAAATGATGAGCGCGAGATTTGGTGAAGATTTATTCGGTGGAAATTATGTTTACGCCATTGCCGGTGATGGTTGTTTGATGGAAGGTGTTAGTTCAGAAGCCGCTTCATTAGCCGGGCATTTGAAACTTGGTAACTTGATCTATTTTTATGATGACAATACCATCACTATTGAAGGACATACTGATTTAACATTCAGCGAAAATGTTGAACAGAGATTTTTAGCTTATGGATGGCATGTTGTGCACGCTGACGCTTATGATCATGATAGTATTAGAAATGCAATTGTTGCGGGGCAAAATGAAAAAGAGAAACCAACACTTATTATTACAAAATCATTAATTGGTTATGGAAGCCCGAACAAAGCGAATACACACGATGTTCATGGTTCTCCTCTCGGCAAAGAAGAATTGATCGCTACAAAGCAAAATATTGGCTGGCCGGTTGAAAAAGAATTTTACGTCCCCGAAGAAGTTGCTAAAATATTTGCCGACCGCAAATCTGAAATGAAAAAGAAATATGATGATTGGAACGCTGAATATGTAAAGTGGCAGAAAAATAATTCAGACAAAGCAGAGCAGTATGAGAAATATATAACTCAATGGCTGCCGGAAAACCTGGAAGAAGAATTGCTTGCGGCTGCTCCAAAAGAACCAAATGCTACTCGTACATTATCGAGCAAAGTAATTCAAAAAATAGCGCAGATCGTTCCCAATGTTGTTGGCGGGTCTGCTGATTTGGCTCCATCAACAAATACATACATGAATGGGTTCGCCTCGATTGCTCCAAATAAGTTTGAAGGAAAAAATTTCCATTTCGGAATTCGTGAACATGGAATGGGCGCAATTTTAAATGGAATAATTTTGTATGGTGGTTTTCGCGCTTTCGGTGCTACGTTTTTTGTGTTCAGTGATTATATGCGCCCAACCATTCGTTTAGCCGCAATAATGAATGTGCCCGCAATTTATGTGTTTACTCACGATTCTATATTTGTTGGTGAAGATGGACCAACACATCAACCCGTTGAACATTTGGCTGTGTTGCGTGCAATTCCAAATTCAACTGTATTTCGTCCGGCGGATGGAGTTGAAACTGCTATGGCCTGGTCTTTTGCGTTGAAAAATTCAGGCGGACCTGTTTCATTAATTTTAACCCGACAAAAAATAGAAGCATTTGACAGAGCCGCTGATTTTGATCCGAAAGAAGTTTTAAAAGGCGCTTACATTACATCAAAAGAAAAAGATGGAAAGTTAGATTTGGTAATTGCCGCCAGCGGATCGGAAGTTCCGGTTGCGGATGAAGCTAAAAAATTATTAACCGATTTAAATATTCGTGTAGTTTCTATCCCATGCCGTGAATTATTTGAAAAACAAAGTGAGGATTATAAATCAAAAATCTTCCCGGCTGATGTACCTGTGGCTATAATTGAAGCTGCATCAATGACCGGATGGGGAGATTTATTCAGACAAAAATTATTAATGATCGGAATGACAACATTTGGCGCCTCGGGTCCTTATAAAACTCTCGCTGAGAAGTTTGGATTTACCGGTGCTCAAGTTGCGAGTAAAATTAAAGCTTGGATGTAA
- the gnd gene encoding decarboxylating NADP(+)-dependent phosphogluconate dehydrogenase, with translation MSKADIGLVGLAVMGENLVLNMESHGFTVAVYNRTVAKVDDFVNGRGKGKNIIGTHSIEDLVTNLKAPRKIMLMVKAGKAVDDFIDLLIPHLDKGDIIIDGGNSHFPDSIRRAKYCEDKGMLFIGTGVSGGEEGALKGPSIMPGGSAAAWPHVKPIFQAIAAKVDDGTPCCDWVGENGAGHFVKMVHNGIEYGDMQLICEAYQIMKDLLGMSAQEMHEVFKEWNEGELDSYLIEITRDILAYKDEDGSALVDKILDTAGQKGTGKWTMLASLDTGTPLTLIGEAVYARTLSAMKDDRVEASKVLNGPTPKFEGDKKAFINDIMKALYASKIVSYAQGYVLMRYAAKEYGWNLNNGGIALMWRGGCIIRSVFLGKIKDAFDKDPNLTNLLLDPFFKEKVLSSQDSWRKVVSTAIMNGIWVPTLATALNYFDGYRNGRLPANLLQAQRDYFGAHTYERVDKPRGEFFHTNWTGRGGTTASTTYTV, from the coding sequence ATGAGTAAAGCTGATATTGGTCTTGTTGGTCTTGCGGTTATGGGTGAAAATTTAGTGCTTAATATGGAAAGTCATGGATTTACCGTTGCTGTGTATAACCGGACCGTAGCAAAGGTTGATGATTTTGTTAATGGTAGAGGTAAAGGGAAAAATATTATTGGTACGCATTCAATCGAGGATTTAGTTACGAACCTAAAAGCTCCCCGTAAAATTATGTTGATGGTGAAAGCCGGAAAAGCAGTTGATGATTTTATTGATCTATTAATTCCTCATCTTGATAAAGGAGATATAATTATCGACGGCGGTAACTCACATTTTCCCGATTCAATTAGAAGAGCAAAATACTGCGAAGATAAAGGTATGCTGTTCATTGGAACCGGAGTTTCGGGTGGAGAAGAGGGCGCTTTAAAAGGTCCATCAATTATGCCGGGTGGTTCAGCTGCCGCATGGCCTCATGTAAAACCAATATTTCAGGCAATTGCCGCTAAAGTTGATGACGGCACTCCTTGCTGCGATTGGGTTGGCGAAAATGGCGCGGGGCATTTTGTTAAAATGGTTCACAATGGTATTGAATATGGCGATATGCAGTTGATATGTGAAGCTTACCAGATTATGAAAGATCTATTGGGCATGAGCGCTCAGGAAATGCATGAAGTATTTAAGGAATGGAATGAGGGTGAATTAGACAGCTACCTTATAGAAATTACCCGCGATATCCTTGCGTATAAAGATGAGGATGGATCAGCGCTTGTTGATAAAATCCTTGATACCGCTGGTCAGAAAGGTACTGGTAAGTGGACAATGCTCGCTTCGCTTGATACTGGAACTCCATTAACATTGATTGGTGAAGCGGTTTATGCGAGAACTCTCTCTGCAATGAAAGATGATAGAGTGGAAGCGTCGAAAGTATTAAACGGCCCAACACCGAAATTCGAAGGAGATAAAAAAGCGTTTATTAATGATATTATGAAAGCATTATACGCTTCAAAAATAGTTTCTTACGCTCAGGGTTATGTATTGATGCGTTACGCGGCAAAAGAATATGGCTGGAATTTGAATAATGGCGGTATTGCTTTAATGTGGCGCGGCGGATGTATCATCCGTTCAGTGTTCCTTGGAAAAATTAAAGATGCTTTCGATAAAGATCCTAATTTAACTAATCTTCTTCTCGATCCGTTCTTCAAGGAAAAAGTTTTATCGTCACAAGATTCCTGGAGAAAAGTAGTTTCAACTGCTATTATGAATGGCATCTGGGTTCCAACTTTAGCCACAGCATTAAATTATTTTGATGGATACAGAAACGGCAGACTCCCGGCGAATTTATTGCAAGCTCAGCGCGATTATTTCGGCGCTCATACTTATGAAAGAGTTGATAAACCTCGAGGCGAATTCTTCCATACAAATTGGACAGGCCGCGGCGGAACAACTGCTTCAACAACTTATACAGTTTAG
- a CDS encoding SDR family oxidoreductase produces the protein MNLSFEDLKGKVCAITGGGGVIGTSFALGLAEVGVKVAILDFKKENSDAVAAKVNEKFPGSAISVFANVLDKETLIAAKKEINEKFGKVDILINGAGGNAPTATTQFEFLSNDNLDELSKGFFGLDIEGFRRVFDLNFLGTVLPTMVLAEDMAGRGGSILNISSMNAFRPLTKIPAYSAAKAGINNLTEWLAVHFAKMGIRVNAIAPGFFLTDQNRFLLTDKETGELTARGHKIIDGTPMGRFGEPDELIGTLLYLLSDVSKFVTGVIIPVDGGFNAYSGV, from the coding sequence ATGAATTTATCGTTCGAAGATTTAAAAGGAAAAGTATGTGCTATTACCGGTGGCGGAGGTGTAATAGGAACCTCATTTGCTCTTGGATTAGCAGAAGTGGGAGTTAAAGTAGCAATCTTAGATTTTAAAAAGGAAAATTCTGATGCGGTAGCAGCAAAGGTAAATGAAAAATTTCCTGGAAGCGCAATAAGCGTTTTCGCTAACGTGTTGGATAAAGAAACTCTAATTGCGGCAAAAAAAGAGATCAATGAAAAATTTGGTAAAGTAGATATTCTCATTAATGGCGCAGGCGGAAATGCCCCTACAGCTACTACTCAATTTGAATTTTTAAGTAATGATAATTTGGATGAATTATCAAAAGGATTTTTTGGATTGGATATTGAAGGATTTCGAAGAGTTTTTGATCTAAATTTTTTAGGAACAGTGCTTCCGACAATGGTGCTTGCTGAAGATATGGCCGGCAGAGGTGGATCAATATTAAATATTTCGTCGATGAATGCTTTCCGTCCATTAACAAAAATTCCTGCCTATTCAGCAGCTAAAGCGGGCATTAATAATTTAACAGAATGGCTAGCCGTACATTTTGCTAAAATGGGAATCAGAGTTAACGCTATTGCTCCTGGATTTTTCTTAACAGATCAAAATAGATTTTTGTTAACTGATAAAGAAACCGGAGAACTTACAGCGCGGGGTCATAAAATTATTGATGGTACTCCAATGGGAAGATTCGGTGAACCCGACGAACTTATTGGCACATTACTTTATTTATTGTCGGATGTATCTAAATTTGTTACCGGTGTTATTATTCCGGTTGATGGTGGATTTAATGCTTACAGTGGTGTGTAA
- the uxuA gene encoding mannonate dehydratase — protein MAGMEQTWRWYGPSDPVTLTDIRQAGASGIVHALHEIPIGEVWTVEEIEKRKRMIEWDFTKNPPRKRGLTWSVVESIPVHEDIKLGKPTRDQWIEKYQQSIQNVGWVGINTICYNFMPVVDWTRTNLDLELEDGARALAFDFPDFVAFDVFILKRTNAEKEYSQELLETAKERIESMSHERRYILQKNIIAGLPGGQEGYTLEQFQQKLDEYKNITKEIYRENLAYFLKAIIPVAEASGVKMAIHPDDPPVPLFGLPRIVSTEEDLAWLLNVYDSIYNGYTMCTGSYGVRPDNDLVGMIERWGSKLNFAHLRSTQRDGKGSFHEAGHLRGDVDMYNVIVAILREQKKRHSAHRHDEVIPMRADHGHTILDDLKKKTNPGYSAIGLLRGMAELRGLEMGIIKSGLKKK, from the coding sequence TTGGCAGGTATGGAACAAACATGGCGTTGGTATGGCCCAAGCGATCCTGTAACATTAACAGATATTAGACAAGCCGGTGCTTCAGGTATTGTTCATGCACTTCATGAAATTCCAATTGGAGAAGTATGGACCGTTGAAGAAATTGAAAAAAGAAAGAGAATGATTGAATGGGATTTTACTAAAAATCCTCCACGCAAAAGAGGATTGACATGGAGCGTTGTTGAGAGTATTCCTGTTCACGAAGATATTAAACTTGGAAAACCAACTCGAGATCAATGGATAGAAAAATATCAACAGAGTATCCAAAATGTTGGATGGGTAGGAATAAATACAATATGTTATAATTTTATGCCCGTTGTTGATTGGACAAGAACTAATCTTGATTTAGAATTAGAAGATGGGGCCCGAGCTCTGGCTTTTGATTTCCCCGACTTTGTTGCTTTTGATGTATTTATCTTAAAACGTACAAATGCCGAAAAAGAGTACAGTCAGGAATTATTAGAAACAGCTAAAGAGCGCATAGAATCAATGTCTCATGAAAGAAGGTATATACTTCAAAAAAATATTATCGCGGGATTGCCGGGAGGACAAGAAGGATATACTCTCGAGCAGTTCCAGCAGAAACTTGATGAATATAAAAATATTACAAAGGAAATTTACAGAGAGAACTTAGCTTATTTCTTAAAAGCGATTATCCCAGTAGCAGAGGCCTCGGGAGTCAAAATGGCAATTCATCCCGATGATCCGCCAGTTCCCCTTTTCGGATTACCAAGAATAGTCAGCACGGAAGAAGATTTGGCCTGGCTTTTAAATGTTTATGATTCAATCTATAACGGATACACGATGTGTACAGGTTCCTACGGCGTTCGTCCCGATAATGATTTGGTTGGAATGATTGAGCGCTGGGGAAGTAAATTAAATTTCGCTCATTTACGAAGTACACAAAGAGATGGTAAAGGAAGTTTCCATGAAGCCGGTCATTTACGTGGCGATGTTGATATGTACAATGTAATTGTGGCGATTCTTCGTGAACAGAAGAAGCGGCATTCTGCGCACCGCCACGATGAAGTAATACCTATGCGCGCCGATCATGGTCATACAATTCTTGATGACCTGAAAAAGAAAACTAATCCCGGTTACTCTGCGATTGGTTTATTAAGAGGTATGGCTGAATTAAGAGGGCTGGAAATGGGAATTATTAAAAGCGGTTTGAAGAAAAAATAA
- a CDS encoding SDR family oxidoreductase, with amino-acid sequence MLDKFSLKGKTAIVTGANKGIGQYYALALAEAGADVIISASYEQDFSETEKLITDRGSKFKGYVCDFSDRNALYEFINQVKAEFPKVDILVNNAGTILRKPIAEHPDEYWDKVIEINLSAQFILTREFGRDMVERGYGKVVFIASLLSFQGGITVPGYAASKGGIKQLTMAFANEWAGKGVTINAIAPGYIATDNTKPLREDKVRNEAILARIPAARWGTPEDLMGTVVFLCSDASSYLNGSVVTVDGGWMGR; translated from the coding sequence ATTCTCGATAAATTTAGTTTAAAAGGAAAAACCGCAATTGTAACCGGAGCTAACAAAGGCATCGGTCAATACTACGCCTTAGCATTAGCAGAAGCCGGTGCAGATGTAATTATAAGTGCTTCGTATGAGCAAGATTTTTCGGAAACGGAAAAATTGATTACTGATCGTGGAAGTAAGTTTAAGGGATATGTTTGTGATTTTTCCGACCGAAACGCGCTCTATGAATTTATTAATCAAGTTAAAGCGGAATTTCCGAAAGTAGATATACTGGTAAATAATGCCGGAACTATTCTTCGCAAGCCAATTGCTGAACATCCCGATGAATATTGGGATAAAGTAATTGAAATTAATCTCTCTGCTCAATTTATTCTAACAAGAGAATTTGGAAGAGATATGGTTGAGCGAGGTTATGGCAAAGTTGTATTTATTGCTTCTCTGCTATCATTCCAGGGTGGAATTACAGTACCTGGGTATGCCGCATCGAAAGGTGGTATAAAACAATTAACGATGGCTTTCGCGAATGAATGGGCAGGAAAAGGCGTAACTATTAACGCGATTGCGCCAGGTTATATTGCTACAGATAATACAAAACCGCTGAGAGAAGATAAAGTTCGCAATGAAGCAATTCTTGCAAGAATACCAGCCGCAAGATGGGGAACCCCTGAAGATTTAATGGGCACAGTTGTATTCCTCTGTTCGGATGCTTCAAGTTATTTAAATGGAAGTGTTGTTACAGTTGATGGCGGATGGATGGGAAGATAA